Proteins encoded within one genomic window of uncultured Draconibacterium sp.:
- a CDS encoding AMP-binding protein, with the protein MELFPSHITINGQPQNIKELLQQKPGSVWEQSWLNFLEEWYNANNYVEVQTSGSTGTPKTITLKKDFVAASALRTIRFFNLQEGDRVLHCLPSQFIAGKLMIVRALIGKLDLNLIDPASDFTILQFDKHIKFTAMVINQVTKYMALPEQNIVNLLIGGSAIPQPLEEQLQQISTKCYSSYAMTETATHIALRNLNGDDQTDYYTCLDGISVELDERNCIRILMPGLENGAIQTNDLGELEDSHHFKVLGRVDNVIISGGIKFLPEQIEEKLAKEMLLPYAIGSVPDEHLGEKIILLIEGDAGEAIKTNIQAQCNKLLSKYEQPKDICFIEKLPRTENGKIDRKQLKHIE; encoded by the coding sequence ATGGAGCTGTTCCCGTCACATATCACCATAAACGGGCAACCACAAAATATAAAAGAGTTGCTGCAACAAAAACCCGGGAGCGTTTGGGAACAGAGTTGGTTGAACTTTTTGGAGGAGTGGTACAATGCAAATAATTACGTAGAAGTACAAACTTCGGGGAGTACGGGAACCCCAAAAACCATTACGCTGAAAAAGGATTTTGTAGCAGCCAGTGCCCTGCGCACCATTCGATTTTTTAATCTACAAGAAGGTGATCGTGTTTTACATTGTTTGCCCAGTCAATTTATCGCAGGAAAGCTAATGATAGTGCGTGCCCTTATCGGCAAACTCGATTTAAATCTTATTGATCCGGCATCTGATTTTACAATTTTGCAATTTGACAAACACATAAAATTTACAGCCATGGTTATTAACCAGGTAACAAAATATATGGCACTACCTGAGCAAAACATTGTAAATCTGCTGATCGGCGGCTCTGCAATTCCGCAACCTTTAGAAGAGCAATTACAACAAATTTCAACAAAATGTTATTCGAGTTACGCCATGACTGAAACAGCAACTCACATTGCACTACGCAACTTAAATGGCGATGACCAAACTGATTATTACACTTGTCTTGATGGTATTTCCGTTGAACTGGACGAACGCAATTGTATACGCATTCTGATGCCGGGACTTGAAAACGGAGCCATTCAAACCAACGATTTGGGCGAATTAGAAGATAGTCATCATTTTAAAGTGCTGGGGCGCGTTGATAACGTCATCATTTCCGGAGGTATTAAATTTCTGCCCGAGCAAATTGAGGAGAAACTGGCAAAAGAAATGCTTTTGCCCTACGCCATCGGCTCAGTACCGGACGAACATCTTGGAGAGAAAATAATTTTGCTAATTGAAGGCGATGCTGGTGAAGCAATTAAAACCAACATTCAAGCGCAATGCAACAAATTACTGTCAAAATACGAGCAACCAAAAGACATCTGTTTTATCGAAAAACTTCCACGTACCGAAAATGGCAAAATCGACAGAAAACAATTAAAACACATTGAATAA
- a CDS encoding o-succinylbenzoate synthase yields the protein MIKARYQKYELFFKQPAGTSRGVLKTRTVWYLFLEENGVTGLGECAPLTGLSIETPEQVEVQLDKICADPKLFINNIDLLKDISSLTFALESALLDLKNGGKRKLFPSEFTSGESGIPINGLIWMNEVENMQGQIEDKLEAGFRCIKLKIGAKDFEQELALLKAVRERVSSDEIILRVDANGAFDTDSAPTKLKRLAELQLHSIEQPIRAGQWEKMAELCKTTPLPIALDEELIGINEREKKIQLLETIRPQFLVLKPSLHGGISGCDEWIELANKRSIGWWITSYLESNIGLNAIAQWTFTKDTSMHQGLGTGQLFTNNIASPLEIRGEKLWFNSSKTFEM from the coding sequence TTTTTAAGCAACCTGCCGGCACTTCTCGTGGGGTGTTAAAAACGCGCACGGTTTGGTATTTGTTTTTGGAAGAGAATGGAGTGACAGGACTTGGTGAATGTGCGCCACTAACCGGATTGAGTATTGAAACGCCTGAACAAGTTGAAGTGCAGTTGGATAAAATCTGCGCTGATCCTAAGCTTTTCATAAATAATATTGACTTGTTAAAAGATATTTCATCGCTGACATTTGCATTGGAATCGGCTCTGTTGGATCTGAAAAACGGTGGAAAAAGGAAACTGTTTCCATCCGAATTTACCAGTGGAGAGTCCGGTATTCCTATTAATGGACTGATATGGATGAATGAGGTCGAAAATATGCAAGGCCAGATAGAAGATAAACTTGAAGCCGGTTTTCGATGTATAAAACTAAAGATTGGAGCAAAAGATTTTGAGCAGGAACTGGCACTTTTAAAAGCTGTACGCGAGCGTGTCTCAAGCGATGAAATTATTCTACGGGTAGATGCCAACGGTGCTTTTGATACTGATTCAGCTCCTACCAAACTGAAGAGACTTGCAGAATTACAACTTCATTCCATTGAGCAACCGATACGAGCAGGACAATGGGAAAAGATGGCAGAATTATGCAAAACCACTCCACTGCCCATCGCTCTTGATGAAGAGTTAATTGGCATCAACGAACGCGAGAAAAAAATACAACTACTGGAAACAATCCGTCCGCAGTTTTTGGTATTAAAGCCAAGTTTACACGGTGGCATTTCGGGTTGCGACGAGTGGATTGAATTGGCTAACAAACGTTCCATCGGTTGGTGGATTACATCGTACCTGGAATCAAATATTGGGCTAAACGCCATTGCACAGTGGACCTTTACAAAGGACACGTCAATGCATCAGGGGCTGGGAACCGGACAATTGTTTACCAATAACATTGCGTCTCCGCTTGAGATTCGTGGCGAAAAACTGTGGTTTAATAGCTCAAAAACCTTCGAAATGTAA